DNA sequence from the Bradyrhizobium sp. CIAT3101 genome:
CGAAGGATTCGTTCTATGAAGCCAATGTAGACAGCAAAGTTCTTCTCAGGCAGGCACCGCGGCGCATGGGTGCATCCCGCACCGCGGTCATCCCGAACAATTGATCTGAAGCTGCGGGTCGATCAGTCCTTGGGGCGTCGCCTCAGGCGTGCCCGTTTCGGGATCTGCCCCGGCCACTGCACGAGATAGTTCTCGAGTTGGTCGTCCGGGATCTCTTCCTCGGTGCCCGCGACCCGGCCGCGCACGGAGACGCCGGCCTCGTGCACCGTATTGGGATCGCCCGAGATCAGCGGGTGCCACCAAAAGAGATCGCGCCCTTGCGCGACCAGCCTGTAGCCGCAGCTCGGCGGCAACCACGGCAGGGTGCGGACCTTCTCGGGGGTCATGACAACGCAGTCCGGGACGAAGTCGAAGCGATTCGCGTAGTCCTTGCAGCCGCTGGTGCAGGAATCGAGCATCTTGCAGCTGACATCGGTGAAATAGATCTCGCCGGTATCCTCATCTTCGAGCTTGCTCAGGCAGCAGCGGCCGCAGCCGTCGCACAGGCTCTCCCATTCGGCCGGCGACATGTCCTCCATCTTCTTGGTTTTCCAGAAGAATCCATCCTGGTCTGAAGGTCGTTTGCGAGCTGCGGTCATGCGCCTGATACGAGTCCCAAGAGATGCGGCCAGCGCCATCTAGGGCGCCCGGCCGGAAAGCTGCAAGCAATGCCCCCGCAAGGCCCGTAATGAACCGGGGTTCAATTAGGCCTGTTGTTCAAAATTGCGAGCCTGACCATTGGTTTATAGGCCCCGCTCGGCTAGAAGAACAGCAAGTCCCCACGGACGCGAAACGGGCGCCTTGGGTTTGCCGCAACAATCCCGCAAGACGTCTCGATGCCGCCCCGGCCGGGTGCTTGAACGCTTTCGAAGCGAGCCTCAAGGGTTCTAGGTGGTCCAGAACACACCATCCAACTGGAAGAGTCGTATCAGGAACTTCTTCCTGGACCTCGATGCGCGCATCGACTCCTCGCTGTTCTCCTCGGCCAAGGGCATCCGCGAGCTCTACGAGCGCTACTCGACCTTCATGGACCGCTTCTATGTCGGGCGGTGGAAGCGCTGGGTGTTCATCGAGCCGCTCTCGGAAGCCGCAACGCTCGGCCTCGGCGGCATGGTGCTGATGCTGATCCTCGCCATCCCCGCTTTCCGCGAGACAGCGGATGAGGACTGGCTGAAGAAGTCCGACCTCGCGGTGACGTTCCTCGACCGCTACGGCAACCCGATCGGCAGCCGCGGCATCAAGCACAACGACTCGATCCCGCTTGAGGATTTTCCGGATGTGCTGATCAAGGCGACGCTCGCGACCGAAGACCGCCGCTTCTACGAGCATTTCGGCATCGACATCGCCGGCACCGCACGTGCGCTCGTCACCAACGCGCAAGCCGGCGGCGTCCGCCAGGGCGGCTCCTCGATCACGCAGCAGCTCGCGAAAAACCTGTTCCTGAGCAACGAGCGCACCATCGAGCGCAAGATCAACGAGGCATTCCTCGCGGTCTGGCTGGAATGGCGCCTGACCAAGAACGAGATCCTCAAGCTCTATCTCGATCGCGCCTATATGGGCGGCGGCACCTTCGGCGTCGATGGTGCTGCGCATTTCTACTTCAACAAGTCCGCGCGTGACGTGACGCTTGCGGAGGCCGCGATGCTCGCCGGCCTGTTCAAGGCGCCGACGAAATACGCGCCGCACATCAACCTGCCCGCCGCGCGTGCCCGCGCCAACGTCGTGCTCGACAACCTCGTCGACGCCGGCTTCATGACCGAGGGCCAGGTGTTCGGTGCCCGCCGCAACCCGGCCTTCGCGGTCGACCGCCGCGACGAGGCCTCACCCAACTACTATCTCGATTACGCCTTCGACGAGATGCGCAAGCTGGTCGATACCTTCCCGAAGTCCTACACCGAGCGCGTCTTCGTGGTACGCCTCGCGATCGACACCAACGTGCAGAAGGCGGCGGAAGACGCGATCGAGAACCAGCTGCGCCAGTTTGGCCGCGACTATCACGCGACGCAGGCCGCGACCGTCGTGTCGGATCTCGATGGCGGCATCCGCGCCATGGTCGGCGGCCGCGATTACGGCGCGAGCCAGTTCAACCGCGCCACCGACGCCTATCGCCAGCCCGGCTCGTCGTTCAAGCCCTACGTCTACACCACGGCGCTCCTGAACGGCTTTACGCCGAACTCGATCGTGGTCGACGGCCCGGTCTGCATCGGCAATTGGTGTCCGCAGAACTATGGCCATTCCTATTCCGGCGCGGTGACGCTGACGCAGGCGATCACGCGCTCGATCAACGTCGTGCCGGTCAAGCTGTCGATCGCGATCGGCCAGAAGGAGCAGCCGAAGGCGCCGAACCCGGCCAAGATCGGCCGCGCCAAGATCGTCGAGGTCGCGCGTCGCTTCGGCCTCAAGGCGCCGCTGCCCGATACGCCGTCGCTGCCGATCGGCTCGGACGAAGTCACCGTGCTCGAGCACGCGGTCGCCTACGCGACCTTCCCCAACAAGGGCAGATCGGTGACGCCGCATTCGGTGCTCGAGGTGCGCACCGGCGCCGGCGATCTGGTCTGGCGCTGGGACCGCGACGGCCCGAAGCCGAAGCAGGCGATTCCGCCGAACATCGCCGCCGACATGGCCGGCATGATGAGCCACGTCGTCAGCGAAGGCACCGCGCGCCGCGCAGCGCTCGACGGCATTCCGACCGCCGGCAAGACCGGCACGACGAATGCGTATCGCGACGCCTGGTTCGTCGGCTACACCGGCAATTTCACCTGCGCGGTCTGGTACGGCAATGACGACTATTCGCCGACCAACCGTATGACCGGCGGCTCGCTGCCGGCGCAGACCTGGCACGACATCATGGTCGCAGCCCATCAGGGCGTCGAGGTCCGCGAAATTCCCGGCATCGGCATGGGCCAGAAGCTGCCGCCGCAGCCGGTTGCGAACGCGCAGGCCAATGCGGCGCCGAAAGTGCTGGAGACCAAGCCCGGTCCGCCGCCGGTGCTGACCAAGCGCGGCGCCGACATCCTGGTGCGCGTCGAGAAGATGCTCGACGACGCCGCCAAGACCGCGACCAAATCGACGGCCAACGACAGCCAGCCGGCCAAGCCGGCTGCGTCGACGAGCGCGCTCGCCTTCCCGCAGAATTATGCGGCGGAGGAGAACGCGAACGCATCCACCCCGCGCAAGAACTGATCTGATCCCGTGCGGCTGATTTTGATCACATTGACGGCCCTCCTGCTCGCGACCGTGGTCGGCCTGGGTGCGACCTGGATGACGACGACGCGCGGCACCGAGATCGGCGCGCTGACCATCGGCCCCTGGACCGCCCGCCCCCGCACCGGCACCGCCGACGTCGATCCCTATTCGCGCGCCACCATCGTGCGCAACGGCGAGCTGCCGATCGGCACCGGCGACGGCGTCGCCTTCACCGCGACCGCAGACGACAAGAAGAAGGCGCTCGACGGCCGCTGCGACGTCGTCGTCTCGGGCGTGACGCCGCCGGCGCGGTTCTGGACGCTGACGCTGTATGACCGCAAGGGCCATCTCGTCGCCAACTCGCTGCAGCGCTACGGCTTCACCAGCCAGGAGATCGTGCGCCAGTCCGACGGCTCGTTCCAGATCCACATCGCCGCGCGCTCGCGCGCCGGCAACTGGCTGCCCACCGGCGGCATCGAGCGCTACGCGCTGATGTTCCGCCTCTACGATACGCCGGTCGGCGTTGCGACCCGCACCCAGCGCGACGCACCGATGCCGACGATCGCAACGGTGGGCTGCTCATGATCCGCCTCGCGTTCACGATTCTCGCAGGCGTGGTGCTGGGCCTCGTGGTCCATCTCGTCAGCGTGCTGGCCCTGCCGCGCATCGCAACGCAAGACGCCTATTCGCGGCTGACGCCGATGACCAAGCTCAACAGCGTCACGCAGCTTCCGCTCGCCGATCCCAACACCTCGCCGATGCCGTTCATGGACCCGGCCTTTGCGCTGGCGATCTGCCGCTATGACCTCTCGGGCGGCGCGATCAAGCTCACCGTGCCGGTGAGCCAGGCCTACACCTCGGTGTCGTTCTACACCCGCAACGAAATCGCCTATTACGCCATCAACGACCGCTCGGCCGGCAAGAAGGTGATCGAGCTCGACCTGATGACGCAGGCACAGCACGACGCCCTGCCCGAAGACGAAGAGGTCACCGCGGCCGACCGCCTGATCATCGATTCCCCGAGCACCACCGGCCTGATCGTGATGAAGGCGCTGGCCGCCGAGCCCGGCCTGATGCCGCAGGCGCAGGCCACGCTTCAGGCCGCAACCTGCGGACCGCAGACCGATGCGCCCGCCAAGGCCGAGGCGCCACGCGGCCGGCGCTGACGCGCGGGCGTTGAGGCGCCCTCCCAGCCAAGAGCTGAAAACAACCCCATGCACAGTAGCGGGGTCGTTGAAATCGTTGGGCGAGAACGCCGACGTCGAGTCAACCAAGCAACCATCGTTCCCGCGGTCCTATCGGCCGCTTCCGGATGACTTTGACACGTCGGGCAAAACACTGGCAGAATGGCATCATCGAAAGTTCGCAAGCACCCGCGCGGAAGAATCCGCTGCGGGTGTTTTCATGCTTGGCCTTACACCAACCGACCGTGCAGTCATTGCCAAAAGTGCCGGTAGAGCGCGACGCCTCGGCTCCCCTTGGAAAACATTGCGCAGATCGCCGCGCCCTCATAAAGTTCCCGGACATCAAGACTGGGGGCAGCCTTGGAAAGAGACGAGCTTGAGCGCCTTGCGGGCCGCCCGTTGCGGCTGGGCTTCGAGGACATCCTGAGCCATCCTCGGCTGCCCGAAGCCAGGCGGGCCTATATCAACAGCTTCACTGAAGTCTACGGCGGCGATCCGTTTCTGGTTCGCCTGCTGCTTGAGGCTGGTCGATTTCTCGTCTTTCACAGCGCCGCCGTGCTCGAAGCCGCGCAGGATCTGTCGCGGCGCGAGACCTGGTTCACGGTCGCCGCCCTGAAGCAGCAATTGGCCATGTTCGGCTTTGCCAGTCCGCGGCAAGTGGACCATCTCCTGGCGCGGCTCCGCGAGGTCGGCTTTATCGAGCAAAGCCGGGCCCCGGATGACCGGCGCGTATGGCTGCTGGCGACCACGGACAAGCTTCGCGCGCATCACACCGCGTGGCTCGCCGCCCATTACGTGCCGCTCGCGGAGGCGTACCCCGATCATGATTACGGCCCGGTGCTGTCGCGAAACCGCAGCTTTCATACGCTGCATTGCCGCGCCTGCCTGCCGTTCACCGCTCCCAGCGCGCGCCTGATGATGACCCTCCCCGATACGATGCTGTTCTTTGCTCATGCGGCGGGACCCCTGATCCAGAATGCGCTGCTGAAGGCCGCTATGGATGCGGGCGATCTGACCGCTGCGGTCCCTTACATCGACGTCGCCGATCGGTTCGGCGTGTCCCGAACCCATGTCCGCAATCTGATGGACTCCGCGGAAGCGGCCGGTCTCGTCAGGATCGTTGGACGTGGCGGCCGGAGCATCGAGATCCTTCCGCGCCATTGGGCAAGCTACGACCGGGGCCTCGCCGTCGGAATGTATCTGCACGATATCGTCAATCTCGTCGTGATGGACGAGTGGACGAAGCGGCCAGGCGAGGACGCAGCCCGGCAGCTTGCCGCCCTGTGATTGCGGATCGGCCTGTCGTGGCTATTCTTTTCGGCTTCCCGGAATAGGCGCAAAGTTTTCCGGACACATCGGGCCGGGGGCAGATAGGTTGCCGGTGCCTGGACAGTTTTCATGAGAATGATTCTGATCCGAATTTTGATCGGCAACCCTACGCGCATTTGAAGTAGTCATTTTGGAGGAATTGCATGTCGGAGACGATAGACGTCTTGCTGTGGTGTGCTGCGCTCGCGACGTGGCTCATGATGTTCTTCGCGATGGTCGGCCAGGGCGTGAAGAAGCTGTTGCGTCTCGTCCGCGGAAGACCCGGCAAGCTTCGGCAGGCACCGCCCGACCGGCATCAGAACGCGGGCAGATGAGAACCTCCATCGTGCATATCACGGCGCGCGGATGCGCGGCTGGAACGGGCATCCTAGCGGCGGCGCCGCGAAATGCCGCCTGTCGCGCCTTACTCAAATTTTCCGACCTATCAGCCGGCCACGTTGTTTTTTTAGGAGGCGATTTTGATCTTCTCGAAACGAATTTCGTTGTGCGCATTGCTCCTGTTGGCCATCGCGATTGCCGCCGGTGATCACGGTTTCGCACAAGGTGGCGTCGGCTCATCCACGGCTCCTGCGTCTGATGGGCTTCCCGCGTGGGCCTTCTTGTGGGACCCGACCGTCCAGGTGCCCCCGCCTACCGACACGCCCAATGCGCTTCCAGGCAGTAACGCCACGTTCAGTTGGAAACAGGCGCGCGATCTTTTCGCCGCGCTCGACTGGCATCCGGACGACCATCCGGCAATGCCGGACATTGTCGCGAACGGCCGCAAACCCGAAGTTCGCGCATGCGGAGCGTGCCACCGCGTCGAGGGCACCGGCGGCCCCGAGAATGCAAGCCTGGCCGGTCTTCCTGTTGCTTATTTCGTTCAGCAGATTGCCGACTTCAAAAGCGGTGCGAGAATGATGTCCGGCCCACAGAGGCTGGGCACACAAGTGATGTTGGCATCGGTCAAGAGCATGACGGACGCCGACATTCGTGCCGCTGCGGAATATTTCGCCGCGCTCAAGCGCAAGCCACTCATCAAGGTCGTCGAGACGGACACGATTCCGAAAACGGGACCGTCGCGCATGTTTTACGTCAGGAGCCCGGATGGAGGGTCCGAGCCGCTCGGCCAGCGCATCGTCGAGATGCCCGACAATGTCAATCAATTCGAGCTTCGCGACTCTCGAGCAACATTCACGGCTTATGCCCCAGTCGGGAGCCTGGCGAAGGGAGAAGTACTCGCGAAGACTGGCGGATCGGGATTGACTGCCGCCTGTAGCCTCTGTCACGGACCGGACTTGAAGGGCGTCGACAACGTTCCAGCGATCGCAGGGAGATCGCCAACGTACATCATACGCCAGCTCTACGAATTCCAGCACGGCAGCCGCTCAGGAGCCGCAAGCGCCCCGATGAAGCAGACTGTCGAAAAGCTGTCGCAGGACGACATGATCGCCCTCGCCGCTTACGTCAGCTCGCTCGAGCCATGAACGCGGTGGACGCGAGCGCGTCCGTCGCTCTTGCCAGTCAGAAGTCGAAATGACCACGCAGGCCTTGGCTGGGTTTGACGCGCCCTACCGCTCCTCCGTCGGATGCACCCATTTATACGGCGTGATGCTGCGCGTTTCCGTCAGCTTGATCATGTGGACCGGCGGCGCGGAGCGTCCCTTGCGGCAGGACCGGCACTTCAGCGACGCCTCAAGCTTCCAGATCGGCGTATCGCGGGGACGGCGGATCGCATCGAGCGGCAGGCTCGCGCGCGTCTTGCACCTGACGCACTCGACCTCGAGCCAGCCCATGCCACCGTTGAGACACTGCGCGATGGTTGGCGACGGCTGCGCCGGACCGCCGTAACCTTCCATGCGCACCGACCAGGCTTCGGCCTCGGCACGATCGGCCTCGCGCACCGCCTTGCGCGCTTCCTCGCGGGCATGCTTGGCGGAAATTTCCGCGCCCATGATGCGGCCGCTCCAGATGACCTCGCGTGATTTGGTGCCCATGCCGCCACCAAAGCGAAGCGGAAGCGCGTTGGCAAATGATCGATGGCTAGTGGGTCGGATCCGCAATTCGACACTGCGGGTCGTGGGTGTGGACAACCGGCGTCGCGAATTAAATTCCTTCGCGCCGCATCCGCGCCCCCGATGGAAGCGACAGCGACCTAAATCGCAGCCGGTACGGAACGCGATGTGCGGTTCTGTTTCGCATCGATATACGGCTGGAGCGGTAAGACTTCACCAGCACGCACTTCTTCCGTCAGCACCTTGAAACGCGCGAGCTCCGTCGGCCCGAACGTCGTCGAGATCGCGACGTCGGCTGCGTCGCGACCGCGGGCGATGACAATTCGGCCGATACGGGGATGGTTGTGCCGTGCGTCGAAGGCGTACCACTGCCCGCCGACATAGGCCTCGAACCAGGCGCTGAAATCCATAGGCGCCGGATCGATGGGAACGCCGATATCACCCAGATAGCCCGTGCAATATCGCGCGGGAATGTTCATGCATCGACACAGCGCAATCGCCAGATGCGCGAAATCCCGACAGACGCCGACGCGCTCGTGGTGACATTCCGAGGCAGTGCGATCACCCCTGGCAAATTGATACCCGAACTGAATGCGATCGTGAACGTAATCGCAAATGGACTGCACAAGCTGCCAGCCGCCGTCGATCTGGCCGAACTTCGACCACGCCAGCTCTGTCAGCTTTTGCGTGTCGCAATAGCGGCTGCCCAACACATACATCAAGGCATCGTCCGGAACTTCGTTCAACGGCACCCGGGCGGCTTGCGGCATGACTGCATCCGGCACACCGTTGTCCTCGATCACGAATTCGGTGCGCAGCTCGATCAGACCTGCGGGTGCAACCAGACGCGTGCAAACATTGCCGAAAACGTCGGTGTAATCCCTGGTCCGAACATTCGGTGATACGCGGATGGCATGACCCGCCACGAGATCCTTGTGCCGGGACGGATGGACGGTCAGCATGAGCACCATGGGAACGTCCTGAAGGCACTTGAACGCGATATCGTAGCCTGCCCGGATTCTCAAAGCCGTCTCCACCGTGTCATCGTTGACCGTGACAGAAAGCGCGCTCACCTTCCACTTGTTCCAACAAGGCGCAAGCAAAACTGCTGAAATGAGAGGCAGTTGTGCGGCATGCACAATCGACTTAGGTCTGGAAGCGCCAGCCAGTCGTGGCAATATCCATGGCCCAGAGCGCAAAGTCATGCCCCTCTATACCGTCCATCATACCACGGCATATCGCTACCGCCGGCCCGTGAGGCTCGGTCAGCACCAGATGCTGTTCCGGCCGCGCGACAGCTTTGATCAGCGCTTGCTCGCCTGTCACCTCGAAGTGACCCCTGAGCCCGCCGAAGTTCGCTGGATCCACGACGTGTTCGGCAACTGCCTCACCCTGGTCGACTTCGACATCTCGGCTGAGGCGCTGGAGTTCGAAACGACAATTCATCTCGACCATACGCCGGAGAACACGCCCGACTTCCGGATCGAAGAGTATGCCAGGGAGCATCCCTTCACCTACGACCGCAGCGAACTGCCGGATCTGGAGCCGTACATCCGTCGCCATTTTCAAGACGACCGAACGGTCGACAATTGGCTGTCAAAGTTCATCGTGCCCGGCCAAAGCCAGCCCACCGGCCGACTGCTGATGACACTGAACGAAGCCATTTCCGAGGGCTTCTCA
Encoded proteins:
- a CDS encoding YcgN family cysteine cluster protein — its product is MTAARKRPSDQDGFFWKTKKMEDMSPAEWESLCDGCGRCCLSKLEDEDTGEIYFTDVSCKMLDSCTSGCKDYANRFDFVPDCVVMTPEKVRTLPWLPPSCGYRLVAQGRDLFWWHPLISGDPNTVHEAGVSVRGRVAGTEEEIPDDQLENYLVQWPGQIPKRARLRRRPKD
- a CDS encoding PBP1A family penicillin-binding protein — translated: MVQNTPSNWKSRIRNFFLDLDARIDSSLFSSAKGIRELYERYSTFMDRFYVGRWKRWVFIEPLSEAATLGLGGMVLMLILAIPAFRETADEDWLKKSDLAVTFLDRYGNPIGSRGIKHNDSIPLEDFPDVLIKATLATEDRRFYEHFGIDIAGTARALVTNAQAGGVRQGGSSITQQLAKNLFLSNERTIERKINEAFLAVWLEWRLTKNEILKLYLDRAYMGGGTFGVDGAAHFYFNKSARDVTLAEAAMLAGLFKAPTKYAPHINLPAARARANVVLDNLVDAGFMTEGQVFGARRNPAFAVDRRDEASPNYYLDYAFDEMRKLVDTFPKSYTERVFVVRLAIDTNVQKAAEDAIENQLRQFGRDYHATQAATVVSDLDGGIRAMVGGRDYGASQFNRATDAYRQPGSSFKPYVYTTALLNGFTPNSIVVDGPVCIGNWCPQNYGHSYSGAVTLTQAITRSINVVPVKLSIAIGQKEQPKAPNPAKIGRAKIVEVARRFGLKAPLPDTPSLPIGSDEVTVLEHAVAYATFPNKGRSVTPHSVLEVRTGAGDLVWRWDRDGPKPKQAIPPNIAADMAGMMSHVVSEGTARRAALDGIPTAGKTGTTNAYRDAWFVGYTGNFTCAVWYGNDDYSPTNRMTGGSLPAQTWHDIMVAAHQGVEVREIPGIGMGQKLPPQPVANAQANAAPKVLETKPGPPPVLTKRGADILVRVEKMLDDAAKTATKSTANDSQPAKPAASTSALAFPQNYAAEENANASTPRKN
- a CDS encoding DUF1214 domain-containing protein; translated protein: MRLILITLTALLLATVVGLGATWMTTTRGTEIGALTIGPWTARPRTGTADVDPYSRATIVRNGELPIGTGDGVAFTATADDKKKALDGRCDVVVSGVTPPARFWTLTLYDRKGHLVANSLQRYGFTSQEIVRQSDGSFQIHIAARSRAGNWLPTGGIERYALMFRLYDTPVGVATRTQRDAPMPTIATVGCS
- a CDS encoding DUF1254 domain-containing protein, which gives rise to MIRLAFTILAGVVLGLVVHLVSVLALPRIATQDAYSRLTPMTKLNSVTQLPLADPNTSPMPFMDPAFALAICRYDLSGGAIKLTVPVSQAYTSVSFYTRNEIAYYAINDRSAGKKVIELDLMTQAQHDALPEDEEVTAADRLIIDSPSTTGLIVMKALAAEPGLMPQAQATLQAATCGPQTDAPAKAEAPRGRR
- a CDS encoding c-type cytochrome — encoded protein: MIFSKRISLCALLLLAIAIAAGDHGFAQGGVGSSTAPASDGLPAWAFLWDPTVQVPPPTDTPNALPGSNATFSWKQARDLFAALDWHPDDHPAMPDIVANGRKPEVRACGACHRVEGTGGPENASLAGLPVAYFVQQIADFKSGARMMSGPQRLGTQVMLASVKSMTDADIRAAAEYFAALKRKPLIKVVETDTIPKTGPSRMFYVRSPDGGSEPLGQRIVEMPDNVNQFELRDSRATFTAYAPVGSLAKGEVLAKTGGSGLTAACSLCHGPDLKGVDNVPAIAGRSPTYIIRQLYEFQHGSRSGAASAPMKQTVEKLSQDDMIALAAYVSSLEP
- a CDS encoding transglutaminase family protein, encoding MRIRAGYDIAFKCLQDVPMVLMLTVHPSRHKDLVAGHAIRVSPNVRTRDYTDVFGNVCTRLVAPAGLIELRTEFVIEDNGVPDAVMPQAARVPLNEVPDDALMYVLGSRYCDTQKLTELAWSKFGQIDGGWQLVQSICDYVHDRIQFGYQFARGDRTASECHHERVGVCRDFAHLAIALCRCMNIPARYCTGYLGDIGVPIDPAPMDFSAWFEAYVGGQWYAFDARHNHPRIGRIVIARGRDAADVAISTTFGPTELARFKVLTEEVRAGEVLPLQPYIDAKQNRTSRSVPAAI
- a CDS encoding transglutaminase family protein, with product MPLYTVHHTTAYRYRRPVRLGQHQMLFRPRDSFDQRLLACHLEVTPEPAEVRWIHDVFGNCLTLVDFDISAEALEFETTIHLDHTPENTPDFRIEEYAREHPFTYDRSELPDLEPYIRRHFQDDRTVDNWLSKFIVPGQSQPTGRLLMTLNEAISEGFSYRRRTARGTQTPAETLGLQQGTCRDFALLMMEAARSLGFAARFMTGYIYVPDRDGPVRLGGGSTHAWCSIYVPGSGWVEFDPTNGIVGNRELIRVGVARNPAQAIPLSGSFWGDPDDEAGMEVTVNVKSEPVGQAPP